From a single Bacillus sp. BGMRC 2118 genomic region:
- a CDS encoding TetR/AcrR family transcriptional regulator — translation MPRKAVQQELTREMIMDAARDLFATNGYRNVSMRQIAKVLNYSHGAIYYHFKNKAELFYALVEEHFYMLDQKLVQIIAEDIPQDEKLESILLGFIEFGLTYQSHYEIMFLIKDDEVRNFINQGPNKTYERFASTIYQLNTKPLSIQEIWSIFLALHGFVVHYSGHVTSYKEVEAVARAHIKYLIK, via the coding sequence ATGCCAAGAAAAGCAGTACAACAAGAACTTACACGTGAAATGATTATGGATGCAGCACGTGATTTATTTGCAACAAATGGATATCGAAATGTGTCCATGAGACAGATTGCAAAAGTATTAAACTATAGTCATGGTGCTATCTATTATCATTTCAAAAATAAAGCTGAGCTATTTTATGCATTAGTAGAAGAGCACTTTTATATGTTGGATCAAAAGTTGGTTCAAATTATAGCAGAGGATATTCCTCAAGATGAGAAACTAGAGTCAATTCTCCTTGGTTTTATAGAGTTCGGACTAACATATCAAAGCCATTATGAAATTATGTTCTTAATTAAAGACGATGAAGTAAGAAACTTTATCAATCAAGGTCCAAATAAAACATATGAAAGGTTTGCCAGCACAATTTATCAGTTAAATACAAAACCTCTATCTATTCAAGAAATATGGTCAATCTTTTTAGCGTTACATGGTTTTGTTGTTCATTATAGTGGTCATGTAACAAGCTATAAGGAAGTTGAGGCTGTAGCACGTGCACATATTAAATATTTAATAAAATAA
- a CDS encoding Crp/Fnr family transcriptional regulator, translating to MEHNGVDFSTDLRELLTTVHHEKKISKGNYLFQEGDSQSELYLIRSGKVQIGKVTPDGRELTFRICGPDDLVGEITLFCSPSKYMVNAKVLEDGVAAVIRKADLEDKLLHNHKLAIEFMKWMGVHYQKTQTKFRDLVLHGKKGALYSTLIRMTNSYGVLKPDGILINLALTNQELANFCGMTREVVNRMLSDLKKTGKLSMIDGKIMIHDLQFLKDEIDCEDCPIEFCNID from the coding sequence TTGGAACATAATGGAGTAGACTTCTCTACAGATTTACGCGAACTATTAACTACCGTTCATCATGAAAAGAAAATAAGTAAAGGGAATTACCTGTTTCAAGAAGGCGACTCCCAAAGTGAACTATATTTAATACGCTCAGGTAAAGTACAAATTGGAAAGGTTACTCCAGATGGAAGGGAACTAACCTTTAGGATATGTGGACCAGATGATTTAGTTGGTGAAATTACCTTGTTCTGTTCACCTTCAAAATATATGGTGAATGCTAAGGTTCTAGAAGATGGTGTTGCTGCTGTCATAAGAAAGGCTGACTTAGAAGATAAACTCTTGCATAACCATAAGCTTGCCATTGAATTTATGAAATGGATGGGCGTACATTATCAGAAAACACAAACAAAGTTTCGTGATTTAGTGTTACATGGTAAAAAAGGAGCTCTGTATTCTACTTTAATTCGTATGACAAACAGCTACGGTGTCCTAAAGCCAGACGGAATTCTGATTAACCTTGCTTTAACAAATCAAGAACTAGCCAACTTTTGTGGAATGACACGTGAAGTGGTCAATCGTATGTTAAGTGATTTAAAGAAAACTGGTAAGTTATCGATGATTGACGGTAAGATCATGATTCATGACCTACAATTCTTAAAAGATGAAATTGATTGCGAAGACTGTCCGATTGAATTTTGTAATATCGATTAA
- a CDS encoding DUF2249 domain-containing protein, with amino-acid sequence MSQHTVELDVRTDQIDFKDIMKAVQSLKENEVLSLHSSFNPIPLYSIMKSKGFEHDSKQVGKDHWTVMFYRKRKENHLNLVGMDTPTTMFKLLTALEQLKEGDQLSITVDHLPDIVQKQLEEPCFHYQYQIQSPENHMMLQVTKVP; translated from the coding sequence ATGTCTCAACATACAGTAGAACTTGATGTCAGAACAGATCAAATTGATTTTAAAGATATCATGAAGGCTGTACAATCATTGAAGGAAAATGAAGTCTTATCTCTGCATTCTTCCTTTAATCCGATACCACTTTATTCAATCATGAAGAGTAAAGGGTTCGAGCATGATTCCAAGCAGGTTGGAAAAGACCATTGGACAGTTATGTTCTATAGAAAAAGAAAAGAGAATCACTTGAATCTAGTAGGGATGGATACTCCAACAACTATGTTTAAGCTATTAACAGCATTAGAACAATTAAAAGAAGGTGACCAGCTCTCCATCACTGTTGATCACCTCCCTGACATTGTTCAAAAACAACTTGAAGAACCATGTTTTCATTATCAATATCAAATCCAAAGTCCTGAAAATCACATGATGCTTCAAGTTACAAAGGTTCCCTAA
- a CDS encoding alpha/beta hydrolase → MEYSYNGNVLYYEKYGEGHPIVILHSMGNDHRSMKAWIEPIFEGAYGFERIYIDVPAHGKSIINEQIQSTQDMVDLLLQFIETEVENSPFSLIGHSYGGYLAQGIMDVKLDQVSGICLLAPAIHVKNRSTSPKVVRERDEVLLSSMEPSIREAFETLFIYQNKKNYDLFLEEVQPGRELVDRNFLLSNWREKGYYLENEPFKDKFNLEHSALIILGKQDAICGYKDHFMFLDIFNHVTFTVIDEAGHLMTIEKREFVQQLVREWVFERLYPVVKC, encoded by the coding sequence ATGGAATATTCTTATAACGGAAATGTATTATATTACGAGAAATATGGTGAAGGTCATCCCATTGTCATTCTTCATTCGATGGGTAACGATCACCGATCAATGAAAGCGTGGATTGAACCTATTTTCGAAGGTGCTTACGGTTTTGAGAGGATTTATATTGATGTTCCAGCTCACGGAAAGAGCATCATTAATGAACAAATTCAATCAACTCAAGATATGGTGGACTTACTACTACAGTTTATTGAAACTGAAGTAGAAAACTCTCCGTTTTCATTGATTGGTCATTCCTATGGTGGCTATTTAGCACAAGGCATTATGGATGTAAAATTAGATCAAGTAAGTGGAATTTGTTTGTTAGCTCCAGCTATTCATGTAAAGAATCGATCTACATCCCCTAAAGTTGTTAGGGAACGAGATGAGGTGCTACTATCATCAATGGAGCCATCCATCCGAGAGGCATTTGAGACTTTATTTATTTACCAAAATAAAAAAAATTATGATCTTTTTCTAGAGGAAGTTCAGCCTGGAAGAGAGTTAGTGGACCGTAATTTTCTTTTATCTAATTGGCGAGAAAAAGGCTACTACTTGGAAAATGAGCCTTTTAAGGATAAGTTTAACCTTGAGCATTCTGCTTTAATCATTCTAGGCAAGCAAGATGCGATTTGTGGATACAAAGATCATTTTATGTTCTTAGATATTTTTAATCATGTTACATTTACAGTTATTGATGAAGCGGGACACCTTATGACGATTGAAAAAAGAGAGTTCGTACAGCAATTAGTTCGGGAGTGGGTTTTTGAACGGTTGTATCCCGTTGTTAAATGTTGA
- a CDS encoding cytochrome C oxidase subunit II, whose amino-acid sequence MVSKKHSQKEQEPNLKGTLISVFGIGIFIFISWFAAFAFHLSR is encoded by the coding sequence ATAGTGAGTAAAAAACATTCACAAAAGGAACAAGAACCAAACTTAAAAGGAACGTTAATTAGCGTTTTTGGAATCGGAATCTTCATTTTCATTTCATGGTTTGCAGCATTTGCATTCCATCTCTCACGATAA
- a CDS encoding methyl-accepting chemotaxis protein: MRKTLTWQLGRIIIGVIFASLLITSVATYKTAYDKLYDAAGIEAYGCANITTGLLDPSDIEKLVDGDFSLSEKVGSSLNWTTEHKGIFEAQYILDLNGTLLALDDNMKEDGFAAGDTFFMDEEAISMMREMKHPTYSEPYEAGGINRLSGYAPIFKDHDSSKEVIAISVIDFDASIVTERTWDVVSGGLLIGIIPMMIASLFTIYLLRRKTKPISTIIEHSKHIAAGNLALEKLNIQSKDEVGELADTINIMTENLQEIVTVLKSSSEQLAQNAETNSLSLQEINTAIQQVTSSMSEVAVDTASGTEDATNAVSTLHELAKSILSTKDIAVSSVHDSENTLHSAYLGQEKMTEISSKMDGIKTVTLSTEQVIHKLNTYTSQIRTITEAINGIAGQTNLLALNASIEAARAGEHGKGFAVVADEVRKLAEQSNKEVATVEQLVHQITVGIAEAVTCIHESITSVEQGETAVKETGVALEQIVHEVSKTVNDLSKIGNVTSEEAETSEQTVAKIQQLVKSIENIAAYSEEVAASAQQTSASLEEIAHRSNETVELSTKLKEIVQKFTL, from the coding sequence ATGAGGAAAACGTTAACATGGCAATTAGGTAGAATTATAATCGGTGTGATTTTCGCATCACTATTAATCACCTCTGTTGCAACCTATAAAACGGCTTATGACAAACTTTATGATGCAGCTGGTATTGAAGCATACGGATGTGCCAATATTACCACAGGACTACTAGATCCTTCCGACATTGAAAAATTAGTAGATGGCGACTTCTCTTTATCAGAAAAAGTCGGTTCTTCCTTAAACTGGACAACTGAGCATAAAGGAATCTTTGAAGCACAATATATCCTTGATTTGAATGGAACTTTATTAGCATTAGATGATAACATGAAGGAAGATGGCTTTGCTGCTGGAGATACGTTCTTTATGGATGAAGAAGCGATTTCCATGATGCGCGAAATGAAACATCCAACGTACTCAGAACCATATGAAGCTGGTGGAATTAATCGCTTATCTGGCTATGCTCCCATTTTTAAAGATCATGATTCCTCAAAGGAAGTCATTGCGATTAGCGTTATTGACTTTGATGCATCCATTGTGACAGAAAGAACATGGGATGTCGTAAGTGGAGGCTTGCTAATTGGAATTATACCTATGATGATTGCTTCTTTATTTACGATTTATTTATTAAGAAGAAAAACAAAACCAATTTCTACAATTATTGAACATTCCAAGCACATTGCTGCCGGAAATCTCGCACTTGAAAAGTTAAATATACAGAGTAAAGATGAGGTAGGAGAACTGGCAGATACCATTAATATCATGACAGAAAATCTGCAGGAAATTGTAACGGTATTAAAATCCAGTTCTGAACAGTTAGCTCAAAATGCCGAAACAAATTCTCTTTCTCTACAAGAAATCAATACAGCTATTCAACAAGTGACGAGTAGTATGAGTGAAGTTGCAGTAGATACAGCTAGTGGTACTGAAGATGCAACAAATGCTGTATCAACATTACATGAACTCGCAAAATCAATCTTATCGACGAAAGATATCGCGGTTTCCAGTGTTCATGATTCAGAAAACACCCTTCACTCTGCTTACTTAGGACAAGAAAAGATGACTGAGATTTCAAGTAAAATGGATGGTATTAAGACTGTTACGTTGAGTACAGAGCAAGTAATTCATAAATTAAATACGTACACTTCTCAAATTCGTACCATCACAGAGGCGATCAACGGTATTGCAGGTCAAACGAATTTACTAGCTTTAAATGCCTCCATTGAAGCAGCAAGAGCTGGTGAACATGGTAAAGGGTTTGCTGTTGTAGCTGACGAGGTACGTAAACTCGCCGAACAATCTAATAAAGAGGTGGCAACAGTTGAACAGCTAGTTCATCAAATTACAGTTGGAATTGCAGAAGCTGTCACATGTATACATGAAAGTATTACAAGTGTTGAACAAGGTGAAACGGCTGTAAAGGAAACAGGAGTTGCTCTGGAACAAATCGTACACGAAGTCTCTAAGACCGTGAATGACTTATCTAAGATTGGAAACGTAACATCTGAAGAAGCCGAAACATCTGAGCAAACCGTCGCAAAAATTCAACAGCTTGTTAAATCTATTGAAAATATTGCAGCCTACTCAGAAGAAGTGGCAGCATCTGCCCAGCAGACAAGTGCCTCTCTAGAGGAAATTGCCCACCGTTCCAACGAAACAGTAGAATTATCTACAAAACTAAAGGAAATTGTCCAAAAGTTCACGCTCTAA
- a CDS encoding b(o/a)3-type cytochrome-c oxidase subunit 1 yields MNALLNKKDRVLALSNILVAYFAFLIGTLMGLLQVFIRNDKLQLPAWLDYYQILTAHGVLLALVFTTYFIYGFLQTGMSKSLGTFGKKTLITSWIGFAVMTIGTALATVMIVLGEASVLYTFYAPLMASPWYYVGLALFVVGTWISGFALIGHYVAWRKQNKGQLSPLFAFMTVSTIILWIIACLGVVATVLFQFIPWAFGLVDTINVELSRSLFWYFGHPLVYFWLLPAYMAWYVVVPKIIGGRVFSDSLARLSFILFILFSIPVGFHHQLVEPGIPAFWKFLQTVLTFMVIIPSLMTAFSMFATFEITGRQNGAKGIFGWFRRLPWHDIRFTSIFIAMFFFIPGGAGGIINASFQLNEVIHNTLWVVGHFHITVGTPVAMTFFGLTFWLIPYLTGRTLTKSMQRLGFAQVITWSIGMLLMSTSQHILGLLGAPRRTAYSGYMDHPSALEWFNGIFSNHVTMAVGGTILFLSAMLLIFFVIQALFILPKATTPEEFVEFPMAESDIENTPKFLENWWLWIGVALVLIIVAYYIPLSDIIQNAPPGSKGFKTW; encoded by the coding sequence ATGAATGCATTACTTAACAAAAAGGATCGAGTGCTCGCTCTATCCAATATATTAGTAGCTTATTTTGCTTTCTTAATCGGTACATTAATGGGTCTCTTGCAAGTATTTATCCGTAACGACAAGTTACAGTTACCTGCTTGGCTAGATTACTATCAAATCTTAACAGCTCACGGAGTATTACTAGCACTAGTATTTACAACCTATTTTATTTACGGTTTCCTTCAAACCGGTATGAGTAAAAGCTTAGGAACCTTTGGGAAAAAGACACTGATTACATCATGGATTGGCTTTGCTGTCATGACAATCGGTACGGCACTTGCAACAGTAATGATCGTTCTTGGTGAAGCATCTGTTCTTTACACATTTTATGCTCCTCTAATGGCTAGTCCTTGGTATTATGTAGGTCTTGCACTATTCGTTGTTGGTACATGGATTAGTGGATTCGCTTTAATCGGACATTACGTAGCCTGGAGAAAACAAAACAAAGGTCAGTTAAGTCCACTGTTTGCATTCATGACTGTATCAACGATCATCTTATGGATAATTGCTTGTCTAGGAGTTGTCGCAACGGTATTATTCCAATTCATTCCTTGGGCATTCGGTTTAGTAGATACGATTAACGTAGAATTATCCAGGTCTCTGTTCTGGTATTTTGGTCACCCTCTTGTATACTTCTGGTTACTGCCAGCATACATGGCATGGTACGTAGTTGTACCAAAAATTATCGGAGGAAGAGTATTTAGTGATTCATTAGCAAGATTATCTTTCATTCTGTTTATCTTATTTTCAATTCCAGTAGGGTTTCACCATCAGCTAGTTGAACCAGGAATTCCTGCATTTTGGAAGTTCTTACAGACTGTATTAACATTTATGGTTATTATTCCATCATTAATGACTGCCTTTTCAATGTTTGCAACATTTGAGATTACAGGTCGTCAAAATGGAGCAAAAGGTATTTTTGGTTGGTTTAGAAGATTACCTTGGCATGATATTCGCTTTACATCTATCTTTATCGCGATGTTCTTCTTTATTCCTGGAGGAGCAGGTGGAATCATTAATGCTAGTTTCCAATTAAATGAAGTCATCCACAATACACTATGGGTTGTTGGTCACTTCCACATTACAGTAGGTACTCCTGTTGCCATGACGTTCTTCGGATTAACATTCTGGTTAATTCCTTACCTAACAGGTAGAACATTAACAAAATCAATGCAGCGCTTAGGATTTGCACAGGTGATTACATGGTCTATCGGTATGCTATTAATGTCAACATCTCAGCACATCTTAGGATTACTTGGAGCACCAAGAAGAACAGCTTATTCTGGATATATGGATCACCCATCAGCATTAGAATGGTTTAACGGAATTTTCTCAAACCATGTCACAATGGCAGTCGGCGGAACCATTTTATTCTTATCTGCCATGCTGCTCATCTTCTTCGTCATCCAGGCACTATTCATCTTACCAAAAGCAACAACACCAGAAGAATTTGTTGAGTTTCCGATGGCTGAAAGTGATATAGAAAACACACCAAAATTCTTAGAAAACTGGTGGCTTTGGATCGGTGTAGCACTTGTATTAATCATCGTCGCTTACTATATCCCGCTATCAGATATTATTCAAAACGCACCACCTGGCTCAAAAGGATTTAAAACTTGGTAG
- a CDS encoding cytochrome B5: MHFHKYEKIWLTFGIVSLVLFLSIVGFTAFGSGQSHHQPTGGMDQIDPEKVEQTPPFNEPGVKKLDDDTYEVVMIAQAFGYEPQKVQVPAGKKVVFKVTSKDVVHSFSIVSTNVNMMVVPGHISTKEYTFDKAGNYLVICNEYCGTGHHFMKTEIEVTE; the protein is encoded by the coding sequence ATGCATTTTCATAAATATGAAAAGATTTGGCTCACATTCGGTATTGTCTCACTTGTATTGTTTTTAAGTATAGTTGGATTCACAGCATTTGGATCAGGTCAAAGTCATCATCAACCAACTGGTGGTATGGACCAAATAGACCCTGAAAAGGTTGAGCAAACTCCTCCATTTAATGAGCCTGGTGTAAAGAAACTTGATGACGACACATATGAAGTCGTTATGATTGCTCAGGCTTTCGGTTACGAACCACAAAAGGTTCAAGTACCAGCAGGGAAAAAAGTAGTTTTTAAAGTAACGAGTAAAGATGTCGTTCACAGTTTTTCAATTGTATCGACGAACGTAAACATGATGGTCGTACCTGGCCACATTAGTACAAAGGAATACACATTTGATAAGGCAGGCAATTATTTAGTTATTTGTAACGAATATTGTGGAACTGGTCATCACTTTATGAAGACAGAAATTGAGGTGACGGAATAA
- a CDS encoding MMPL family transporter → MNKFSSFIFANRKLIIYSWIVFIILFSYFAFKLPSVLSGNGFMYDGEYIRTEDMLEKEFGHSPSTILLIFERKKNVNDTRWQSYIETSLNELYELEGLIQVLSPFDRDGMIKDTYAYGVLSFDKASDEMGETVSDIREKLNNEVGMTVSITGEPVIVKDLNEASQKDLAKAEMIGLPIALVVLLLSFGSLIAAGIPLIIGVVSIIITMGIVYFLHYQYDLSIFILNIVPMIGLALSIDFALLFINRFKEEIKHSKTREAIITTITTAGRSVIFSGLCVFIGLLGLMFIQIDIFQNVAIGGMAVVFVSVLCAITFLPAILGILGPKINKMSLLKDKGNESGIWSNFAKFVMKRPVIMLLVAFTLLITGLIPVRDMNLVIPGTDSLPTSYESRIAFEKYQEVFVDPDKDDDNKVMVILETDGDAIERNNLLLFKETIDQFSKDALVATVDSPFSLSGVIDPSMFHELATNNPPEELVPVLQHYINENKMLIEVYLKKGIERHEAQDWVREWSKKNLQVDTHFGGFAKFEQELFDEIFRKAPYGLLLIIFSTFVILMIAFKSILIPVKAIIMNMLSLSAAFGIIVWIFQEGHFGLDPVPIALILPVFVFSLVFGLSMDYEVFLISRIYEEYTRTKDNHTATLHGLISTSKIITSAAAIMIVITGAFAFTGVMPVKQMGVGIALAIFIDATIVRMVLVPSLMKLLGDWNWWFFGLEKGSRKQE, encoded by the coding sequence ATGAACAAATTTAGTTCTTTCATCTTTGCTAATCGAAAATTGATTATTTATAGCTGGATTGTGTTTATTATACTCTTTAGCTACTTTGCCTTTAAGCTACCATCTGTATTGAGTGGGAACGGGTTCATGTATGATGGTGAGTATATAAGAACAGAAGACATGTTAGAAAAAGAGTTTGGACATTCCCCTTCAACTATTCTACTCATCTTCGAGAGAAAAAAGAACGTCAATGACACAAGATGGCAATCTTATATTGAAACTTCACTAAATGAACTGTATGAGCTAGAAGGTTTGATTCAAGTTTTGAGTCCATTTGACCGGGACGGGATGATAAAGGATACATATGCTTACGGTGTTCTCTCATTTGATAAAGCATCAGATGAAATGGGAGAAACTGTTTCAGATATTAGAGAAAAGTTGAATAACGAAGTCGGCATGACGGTGAGTATTACAGGAGAGCCTGTCATTGTGAAAGATTTAAATGAAGCAAGTCAAAAGGACTTAGCAAAGGCTGAAATGATTGGATTGCCAATCGCATTAGTCGTGTTACTTCTCTCATTCGGAAGCCTTATTGCCGCTGGAATTCCATTAATTATTGGCGTGGTTTCCATTATCATTACGATGGGAATTGTCTACTTCCTTCATTATCAATATGATTTATCCATTTTTATTCTGAACATTGTTCCAATGATTGGACTCGCTTTAAGCATTGATTTTGCCTTATTGTTTATTAACCGGTTTAAAGAAGAAATCAAGCATTCTAAGACGAGGGAAGCAATCATTACAACGATTACAACAGCTGGTCGGTCTGTAATTTTTTCAGGATTATGTGTATTTATTGGATTACTAGGTTTAATGTTTATACAGATTGACATTTTTCAAAATGTTGCAATTGGAGGTATGGCGGTAGTATTTGTTTCAGTTTTATGTGCCATTACCTTTTTGCCTGCTATTTTAGGTATTCTAGGACCGAAGATTAACAAAATGAGCCTATTAAAGGATAAAGGAAATGAAAGTGGAATTTGGAGCAATTTTGCCAAGTTTGTCATGAAAAGACCTGTTATCATGCTACTAGTAGCCTTTACACTTTTAATTACAGGACTTATACCTGTCCGAGACATGAACCTTGTCATTCCTGGTACTGATTCTCTGCCAACTAGTTATGAATCCAGAATTGCATTTGAAAAGTATCAGGAAGTATTTGTGGATCCTGATAAAGATGATGATAACAAGGTAATGGTCATTTTAGAAACAGACGGTGATGCAATTGAACGTAATAATCTTTTATTATTTAAAGAAACCATTGATCAATTCAGCAAGGATGCGCTTGTTGCAACAGTTGATTCTCCTTTCTCCTTATCAGGTGTAATAGATCCTTCTATGTTTCATGAGCTGGCTACCAACAATCCACCTGAAGAGCTTGTTCCTGTGCTACAGCATTATATAAATGAAAATAAAATGCTCATTGAAGTCTATTTAAAAAAAGGAATTGAACGACATGAAGCGCAGGACTGGGTACGAGAATGGTCAAAGAAAAACCTTCAAGTAGACACTCACTTTGGGGGCTTTGCAAAATTTGAACAGGAACTATTTGATGAAATTTTTAGAAAAGCTCCTTATGGGCTATTACTCATTATATTCTCTACATTTGTCATCTTAATGATTGCGTTTAAATCTATTCTTATTCCAGTAAAAGCAATTATTATGAACATGCTCAGTCTGTCTGCTGCTTTTGGAATCATTGTATGGATCTTCCAGGAAGGTCATTTTGGATTAGATCCGGTACCAATTGCCTTAATTTTACCTGTGTTTGTGTTTAGCTTAGTATTTGGTTTAAGTATGGATTATGAAGTATTTCTGATTTCACGAATATATGAAGAATATACACGAACAAAGGATAATCATACAGCTACATTGCATGGTTTAATCTCTACGAGTAAAATTATCACATCTGCTGCAGCGATTATGATTGTCATTACAGGTGCATTTGCTTTTACAGGCGTGATGCCTGTCAAACAAATGGGAGTAGGAATTGCCTTAGCCATTTTTATTGATGCAACAATTGTCCGTATGGTACTGGTTCCTTCATTAATGAAATTACTCGGAGATTGGAACTGGTGGTTCTTCGGCTTAGAAAAAGGAAGCAGAAAGCAAGAATAA
- a CDS encoding SDR family NAD(P)-dependent oxidoreductase, which produces MNKAMVIGASGGMGYSLVRELSSRGFAVKAFARTKSKLEKLYSQDKNVEVVVGDVFDYATLLHASKDVDVIFQAANLPYVEWESQLPSFIKQILRVAEENQSKVAFVENIYAYGKNIGTKITESDPKTPHTKKGKIRLEVEKLIKDSNVPSIIAHFPDFYGPNAENTILHLTLNNVVNNKRALFVGDKRIAREYIYTPDGAKALVSLSLCNEAYGQCWNIPGHDVITGEQLIEIIRNQTQYKKSVSTVTKNMIKLLGVFDKNMREVVEMYYLNEDPVILSGNKYKVNIGEIPSTSYEIGIKETLSFMSKNL; this is translated from the coding sequence ATGAACAAGGCGATGGTTATTGGAGCATCAGGTGGGATGGGATATTCTTTAGTAAGGGAGTTATCTAGTCGAGGTTTTGCAGTTAAAGCATTTGCACGAACAAAGAGTAAATTAGAAAAATTATATAGCCAAGACAAAAATGTAGAAGTTGTAGTAGGAGATGTATTTGATTATGCAACGTTACTCCATGCTTCTAAAGATGTTGATGTAATTTTTCAAGCTGCAAACTTACCTTACGTTGAATGGGAGAGTCAATTACCTTCTTTTATTAAACAAATTTTGAGAGTTGCAGAAGAGAATCAATCAAAAGTTGCCTTTGTTGAAAATATATACGCATATGGGAAGAATATAGGAACTAAGATAACAGAATCTGATCCTAAGACACCTCATACTAAGAAAGGGAAAATACGATTAGAAGTTGAGAAGTTAATTAAAGATTCAAATGTACCATCAATTATTGCTCATTTCCCGGATTTTTACGGACCAAATGCAGAAAACACAATATTACATCTTACTCTAAACAATGTAGTTAATAATAAACGAGCACTTTTTGTTGGAGACAAACGTATTGCAAGGGAATATATCTATACACCTGACGGAGCAAAAGCATTAGTTTCTTTATCACTATGTAATGAAGCTTACGGGCAATGTTGGAATATACCCGGTCATGATGTCATTACAGGCGAACAGTTGATAGAAATTATTCGAAATCAAACTCAATATAAAAAAAGTGTTTCTACAGTGACGAAAAATATGATTAAGTTACTTGGCGTATTCGACAAAAATATGAGAGAAGTTGTAGAGATGTATTATTTAAACGAAGATCCGGTTATCCTTAGTGGAAATAAATATAAAGTTAACATAGGTGAAATTCCATCAACGTCATATGAAATAGGAATAAAAGAAACCCTTTCGTTCATGAGTAAAAACTTATAA